Proteins encoded together in one Mycoplasma miroungirhinis window:
- a CDS encoding ABC transporter ATP-binding protein has product MNNDNNVIVIKQLKKNFKQFQAIKEISFSVKKGELFGFLGLNGAGKTTTLNIILGLLKKDGGNVYINNKSIDDDIVSVRNDIGIVFQDSILDPGLSVYQNLLVRASLYKFYFKDKNIHQIVDEIIEEFQLTDFAHRNYSKLSGGQKRRVDIARALVHKPSILFLDEPTTGLDPSTRKLVWEILTKIQKSRGLTILLTTHYMEEADNCDRAIIIQKGEKLVEGTPSDLKSKYSNSTVEIHKCSEILLQKIKNLNYQITNGSYVLKFENFEQGSQWIRENINDIYDYEFYKGTMDEVFLNVTKLFGGM; this is encoded by the coding sequence ATGAATAATGATAATAATGTAATTGTAATAAAACAATTAAAAAAGAATTTTAAACAGTTTCAAGCCATAAAAGAAATATCTTTTTCAGTTAAAAAAGGTGAATTATTTGGGTTTTTAGGTTTAAATGGAGCAGGAAAAACAACAACACTTAATATTATTTTAGGTTTATTAAAAAAAGATGGTGGGAATGTATATATCAATAATAAATCTATTGATGATGATATAGTTTCTGTTAGAAATGATATTGGAATAGTATTTCAAGATTCTATTTTAGATCCTGGATTAAGTGTTTATCAAAACTTATTAGTAAGAGCAAGTTTGTACAAATTTTATTTTAAGGATAAAAACATCCACCAAATTGTTGATGAAATTATTGAAGAGTTTCAATTAACAGATTTTGCACATAGAAATTATTCCAAGTTAAGTGGAGGCCAAAAAAGAAGAGTAGATATTGCAAGAGCATTAGTTCATAAACCTTCCATTTTATTTTTAGATGAACCAACTACTGGACTTGATCCAAGTACGAGAAAATTAGTGTGAGAAATTTTAACTAAAATTCAAAAATCAAGAGGATTAACAATACTATTAACAACACATTATATGGAAGAAGCAGATAATTGTGATCGTGCTATTATTATTCAAAAAGGAGAAAAATTAGTTGAAGGTACTCCATCAGATTTAAAATCGAAATATTCAAATAGTACTGTAGAAATACACAAATGTTCAGAAATATTGTTACAAAAAATTAAAAACTTAAATTATCAAATAACTAATGGAAGCTATGTATTAAAATTTGAAAATTTTGAACAAGGTTCACAGTGAATTAGAGAAAATATTAATGATATTTATGATTATGAGTTTTATAAAGGAACTATGGATGAAGTATTTTTAAATGTAACAAAATTATTTGGGGGTATGTAA
- a CDS encoding ABC transporter permease, with the protein MAVQLWQLYKRHFLIFIKDRKRIFFTFMSPMIVFLCFILFARTIYKESLPSSISETIKNQYADINLMIGLLAVTTFTSAISLSAVMISDAEKKILNDLYMTPVKSSVVRFSYLLFNIFLNIIISTLMYLVSVIWMLIDKTFEVNGIKSINGAKGFYIWLFVIVGCVLNSSIFVFLLSFLKSSSAFSPISAALSAIAGFLIGAFVPLQTFPREVAEISSLIPSTQISNLIKHFALQNLGFGQTNTTQEFIILFGQNIQWWGSFIYVGCWILLNIILNFFVQSYKKK; encoded by the coding sequence ATGGCAGTTCAATTATGACAGTTGTACAAAAGACATTTTTTAATTTTCATAAAAGATAGAAAAAGAATTTTTTTCACTTTTATGAGTCCAATGATAGTTTTTTTATGTTTTATTTTATTTGCAAGAACAATATATAAAGAATCATTACCCTCTTCAATATCTGAAACTATAAAAAATCAATATGCAGATATTAATTTAATGATAGGACTTTTAGCTGTGACTACATTTACTAGTGCAATAAGTCTTTCCGCTGTAATGATTTCAGATGCGGAGAAGAAAATATTAAATGATTTATATATGACACCTGTTAAAAGTAGTGTTGTTAGATTTAGTTATTTATTATTTAACATATTTTTAAATATTATTATTTCTACCTTAATGTATTTAGTTAGTGTAATTTGAATGTTAATAGATAAAACATTTGAAGTTAATGGAATTAAATCTATTAATGGAGCAAAAGGTTTTTATATTTGATTATTTGTTATTGTTGGTTGTGTATTAAATAGTTCAATTTTTGTTTTTTTATTAAGTTTTTTAAAGAGTAGTTCAGCTTTTAGTCCTATATCAGCAGCTCTAAGTGCGATTGCAGGATTTTTAATTGGAGCATTTGTACCATTACAAACTTTTCCTAGAGAAGTAGCAGAAATTTCTAGTTTAATCCCTTCTACTCAAATAAGTAACTTAATTAAACATTTTGCACTACAAAATCTTGGTTTTGGACAAACTAATACAACTCAAGAATTCATTATCTTATTTGGACAAAATATTCAATGATGAGGTTCATTTATTTATGTGGGATGTTGAATACTTTTAAACATTATACTCAACTTTTTTGTTCAAAGCTACAAGAAAAAATAA
- the tuf gene encoding elongation factor Tu, with translation MAKQDFDRSKAHVNIGTIGHVDHGKTTLTAAIATVLAKKGLSEARDYASIDNAPEEKERGITINTAHIEYNTQIRHYAHVDCPGHADYVKNMITGAAQMDGAILVVAATDGAMPQTREHILLSKQVGVPKMVVFLNKVDMLEGEEEIIELVEMDIRDLLSSYGFDGDNTPIIRGSALKALQGDPKYEAGIEELMNAVDAWIDEPPRETDKPFLMAVEDVFTITGRGTVATGRVERGKLTINEEVEIVGLKPTKKTVVTGIEMFRKNLKEAMAGDNAGLLLRGIERSEVERGQVLAKPKTIIPHTEFKATIYALKKEEGGRHTPFFSHYKPQFYFRTTDVTGGIKFTDGREMVVPGENVDLIVDLISPIAVENGTKFSIREGGRTVGAGTVVEIVK, from the coding sequence ATGGCAAAACAAGATTTTGACCGTTCAAAAGCCCACGTTAACATTGGAACCATAGGACACGTTGACCATGGTAAAACTACTTTAACTGCTGCTATTGCTACAGTTTTAGCTAAAAAAGGGTTATCAGAAGCACGTGATTATGCATCAATCGATAATGCTCCTGAAGAAAAAGAACGTGGAATTACAATTAATACAGCTCACATTGAATATAATACACAAATTCGTCACTATGCACACGTTGACTGTCCAGGTCACGCTGACTATGTTAAAAACATGATTACTGGAGCAGCTCAAATGGATGGAGCTATCTTAGTAGTAGCTGCAACTGATGGTGCTATGCCTCAAACACGTGAACACATTCTACTTTCAAAACAAGTTGGTGTTCCAAAAATGGTAGTATTCTTAAATAAAGTAGATATGCTAGAAGGTGAAGAAGAAATTATCGAACTAGTTGAAATGGATATTCGTGATTTATTATCATCATACGGATTTGATGGTGACAACACACCTATTATTCGTGGTTCAGCTTTAAAAGCACTACAAGGTGATCCAAAATATGAAGCTGGAATTGAAGAATTAATGAATGCAGTTGATGCATGAATCGATGAACCTCCTCGTGAAACAGATAAACCATTCTTAATGGCTGTTGAAGACGTTTTTACAATTACAGGACGTGGAACAGTTGCAACAGGGAGAGTTGAACGTGGAAAATTAACAATCAACGAAGAAGTTGAAATTGTTGGATTAAAACCAACTAAAAAAACAGTTGTTACAGGAATTGAAATGTTCCGTAAAAACTTAAAAGAAGCTATGGCTGGAGATAATGCTGGATTATTACTACGTGGAATTGAACGTTCAGAAGTTGAACGTGGACAAGTTTTAGCAAAACCTAAAACAATTATTCCTCACACAGAATTCAAAGCAACAATCTATGCACTTAAAAAAGAAGAAGGAGGACGTCACACTCCATTCTTTAGCCACTATAAACCACAATTCTACTTCAGAACTACAGACGTTACAGGTGGAATTAAATTTACAGATGGACGTGAAATGGTTGTTCCAGGAGAAAATGTTGACTTAATCGTTGACTTAATCTCACCTATCGCTGTTGAAAACGGAACCAAATTCTCAATCCGTGAAGGTGGAAGAACAGTTGGTGCTGGTACAGTTGTAGAAATTGTTAAATAA
- a CDS encoding phosphatidate cytidylyltransferase, with the protein MKNIIKRSKSVLILLLILIPLIFITYYGQFIGKIIGFSFYLSISIWAVYEVIKHTTFKEISKIFIVLAAVCIWLFPLNFFTSNLIFSDKTGYVSIELTTSILQTIVPFDFDRIMYFNVILAFVFLTIAYFISLGKINWKDFFIVTFCAIFIPWFFKILFVLNVGNFYYLLALELIVIAVDTFGYFGGFFFGHKIIKRGLMPNTSPKKTYEGAFFSIIFGIIITFLTCYLGYLTNNTFTTMFTKNSQIILGIILFSPLAILGDWIFSKIKRYFGIKDFSNLIPGHGGIMDRLDSLSVVTVAWTFLFIFA; encoded by the coding sequence ATGAAAAATATAATAAAAAGATCGAAAAGTGTTTTAATATTACTACTAATTTTAATACCATTAATTTTTATAACTTATTATGGTCAATTTATTGGTAAAATTATTGGCTTTTCTTTTTATTTATCGATTTCAATTTGAGCAGTGTACGAAGTTATAAAACACACAACATTTAAAGAAATTTCCAAAATTTTTATTGTTTTAGCTGCTGTTTGCATCTGATTATTCCCACTAAATTTTTTTACAAGTAATTTAATTTTTAGTGATAAAACTGGTTATGTTTCAATAGAATTAACAACTAGTATATTACAAACTATTGTACCATTTGACTTTGATAGAATAATGTATTTTAATGTCATTTTAGCTTTTGTCTTTTTAACAATTGCTTATTTTATAAGTTTAGGTAAAATAAATTGAAAAGATTTTTTTATTGTTACTTTTTGTGCAATTTTTATACCTTGATTTTTTAAAATTTTATTTGTTTTAAATGTTGGTAATTTTTATTATTTACTAGCTTTAGAATTAATTGTTATAGCAGTAGATACTTTTGGTTACTTTGGTGGTTTTTTCTTTGGACATAAAATAATAAAAAGAGGACTAATGCCTAATACAAGTCCAAAAAAAACTTATGAAGGGGCTTTCTTTTCAATTATTTTTGGTATTATTATCACTTTTTTAACTTGTTATTTAGGATATTTAACAAACAATACATTTACAACAATGTTTACAAAAAACTCGCAAATTATTTTAGGAATAATTTTATTTAGCCCACTTGCAATTTTAGGTGACTGAATCTTTTCAAAAATAAAAAGATATTTTGGAATAAAAGATTTTAGTAATTTAATTCCAGGTCATGGGGGTATTATGGATAGATTAGATTCTCTTAGTGTTGTAACAGTTGCATGAACATTTTTATTTATTTTTGCTTAG
- the pyrH gene encoding UMP kinase translates to MEYKRVLIKLSGEGLANKQKSLAIDYELVQKFASQLKKIISSGVEVAIVVGGGNFWRGTSAEKNGINRVRADYIGMLATTMNALALQSGFEKQKLKCRVLSSLTMDPKVCEVYINEKAKKYLSSGEVVIFAGGTGRPFFTTDTASTLFASEIEAEAILMGKNNVEGVYDSDPKLNPNAKRFSKISYSDILDKDLRIMDLTAVSMAKDNNIELIIFNINEEDSLLKAINGTITHTRVHK, encoded by the coding sequence ATGGAGTATAAACGAGTTTTAATAAAACTCTCTGGAGAAGGATTAGCAAATAAACAAAAATCATTAGCAATAGATTATGAATTAGTACAAAAATTCGCGTCACAACTTAAAAAAATCATTAGTTCAGGTGTTGAAGTTGCAATAGTCGTAGGTGGAGGAAACTTCTGAAGAGGAACTAGTGCTGAAAAAAATGGAATTAATCGAGTAAGAGCTGATTATATTGGTATGTTAGCCACTACAATGAATGCACTAGCATTACAATCAGGATTTGAAAAACAAAAATTAAAATGTCGTGTATTATCTTCACTAACTATGGATCCTAAAGTGTGTGAAGTGTATATTAACGAAAAAGCAAAAAAATATTTATCAAGTGGAGAAGTCGTAATATTTGCAGGTGGAACAGGAAGACCTTTTTTTACAACAGATACTGCTTCAACACTGTTTGCAAGTGAAATTGAAGCAGAAGCAATATTAATGGGTAAAAACAACGTTGAGGGAGTTTATGATTCTGATCCTAAACTGAATCCTAACGCAAAAAGATTTAGTAAAATTTCTTACAGTGATATTTTAGATAAAGATTTAAGAATAATGGATTTAACTGCTGTAAGTATGGCAAAAGATAATAATATTGAATTGATAATTTTTAATATAAATGAAGAAGATTCTTTATTAAAAGCAATAAATGGAACAATTACACATACAAGAGTACATAAATAG
- the ftsY gene encoding signal recognition particle-docking protein FtsY translates to MGFLTKLKQRIFNNSKTTYLNKETQKVNTYVSGLNKSNNSFTHLIKEMENKYNKIDEEYFEHLEEILIMSDISMKLVNIIIQEIKKEVKIENIKDPKLIREIIADKLFTLYISNSTVDTSLDIQKGRLNVILVVGVNGGGKTTSVAKLAHNFQQQGLKTLVVAADTFRQAAVEQLEEWANKVHFNLFKPLENETDPSAVVFRSCDEAINKKYDILLIDTAGRLQNKVNLMNELAKIKRIISSKIENAPHESLLVVDATTGQNGISQAKLFNEITDLSGIILTKMDGTSKGGIILTIRDEIGINVKYVGLGEKVDDLVEFDLDAFIFALMKDDNDK, encoded by the coding sequence ATGGGTTTTTTAACAAAACTTAAACAACGTATTTTCAATAATTCAAAGACAACATACTTAAATAAAGAAACACAAAAAGTTAATACTTATGTTTCTGGTTTAAATAAATCAAATAATTCTTTTACTCATCTGATTAAAGAAATGGAAAATAAATATAATAAAATAGATGAAGAATATTTTGAGCATTTAGAAGAAATATTGATAATGAGTGATATTTCTATGAAACTTGTAAATATCATTATTCAAGAAATCAAAAAAGAAGTAAAAATAGAAAATATCAAAGACCCAAAACTAATTAGAGAAATAATAGCTGATAAGTTATTTACATTATATATTTCAAATTCTACTGTTGATACATCACTAGATATTCAAAAAGGTAGATTAAATGTTATTTTAGTTGTGGGTGTAAATGGTGGTGGCAAAACTACTTCTGTTGCAAAATTAGCTCATAATTTCCAACAACAAGGCCTAAAAACACTTGTTGTAGCAGCTGATACATTTAGACAAGCTGCAGTTGAACAACTAGAAGAATGAGCAAACAAAGTTCATTTTAACTTGTTTAAACCTTTAGAAAATGAAACAGATCCTTCAGCTGTTGTTTTTAGATCTTGTGATGAAGCTATTAATAAAAAATATGATATTTTATTAATTGATACTGCTGGAAGATTACAAAATAAAGTCAATTTAATGAATGAACTTGCTAAAATCAAAAGAATTATTTCTTCAAAAATAGAAAATGCTCCTCATGAAAGTTTGTTAGTAGTAGATGCTACAACAGGTCAAAATGGTATTAGTCAAGCTAAATTATTTAATGAAATAACTGATTTATCCGGAATTATTTTAACTAAAATGGACGGAACTTCTAAAGGTGGAATTATTTTAACAATTAGAGATGAAATAGGAATTAATGTTAAATATGTTGGACTAGGTGAAAAAGTTGATGATTTAGTGGAATTTGATTTAGATGCATTTATTTTTGCATTAATGAAAGATGATAATGACAAATAA
- a CDS encoding PolC-type DNA polymerase III, which yields MDKTLIKFCHEINFQPDTDFENCFVDQVEYSETEGKLYLDIVFDYHIDINKLKKFLEATKKLHIPLELGIAVQVPQYDPKTILDYLQFGLEKEHPHIASITKELSHINFEHREPDIVVIKGQTEVFLNRFSKYKYIFEETLHKYGYPDVKIIIQRFDQLQNKTNNHSFFQKTIEDFWQNTNNQDTNNYQTLKSENNLYSKNKKEYKEISIDEVDNEFAVNLKIKGQIFNVEYKNLKNSFTILKFSISDFTEAKIVNQKNPEILDLNNGDFVEVQGTMDYDNYLKIKIMNAHNIQKIPPLWNNFLDDAPKKRIELAIRGNLSTQDGLNSTQDYINLAKRLNYEAIAITDTDSVQSFPDLEKEAKNANIKPIYGVTSSLISKSNEIVYGSKDFYLKNQKYIVFDLETSGLSPVYNEIIEFGAVVIQNNEIIKKIQFFIKPSNPISSFTTELTKIDNEMLDKLGISQLEGATKIHNILQNGIAVAHNAAFDIAHVRELFKKHNLPELDIIALDTLNIAKILFPQNIRFKLSYVAKKLDVFYDDDKAHRADQDAKVLSDVWIKMILKLERDLKITHSSELRTYIDSSYYAKKIPYEIRILAKNQAGLKQLFKIFSQASTDNYNSGARIFIEDLKNSNDLLIGTSTHNSYFWNAVFSATSKEVEELIQKYDYIEFAPLSTYNYQIQRDQITDKQLKEAYKWVIELAKKYKKIPVAVSDCRYIDPIQKLAHQVYIFADQVNAKKHWLFNYKTRDIHSYPTLDFKTTKQMLEEFSFLEDKQIIEDLVINNTHLIAQQIENIQVIKDKLYVPNFDNSPEKLKEIVYETAYKRYGNPLPEVIETRIKKELNPIIEYGYSVIYWISHKLIKQAEDDGWLVGSRGSVGSSIVANLSGITEVNPLPPHYLCPKCKFLEMFETTAELSCGWDLPDKNCPHCNELLIKDGHSIPFETFLGFNADKVPDIDLNFSGEYQNTIHNTVKEMFGEKHTYRAGTVLKVKEKTGYGFAKKYDELINAGQQRFSNQFLDFLGNQCTNVKRTTGQHPGGIIIIPKEFDVEDFTPVVYPANDDQNEWKTTHFDFKSIHDNVLKLDLLGKDDPTTIKMLENLTNVKYDSIPKSDSKVLSLFNSTEALNITPDQINERTGVKGIPEFGTRFVRGMLKTYKATSFADLISLSGLSHGTNVWSGNAEELIKTKNLKLNQLVCCRDDIMAYLMRNNVEPLSSFKIMEKVRKGKGITDEEEKMLLDHNIPSWYIESMKKIEYMFPKAHATAYVIMAWRIAWYKIYYPLEYYASYFTTRASTFEIESMTKGKDVIDKRIIEMNKNTYKLTSKEQAALPELEIAQELYARGFKILPVSIEKSQTSEWIIDYKENALIPPFTTIDSMGISVAQSIVEARNKYPILSVEDLMTRTKVNSRIQTTMKNLGILDNLPEDNRISLFD from the coding sequence ATGGATAAAACTCTTATAAAATTTTGTCATGAAATTAATTTTCAACCAGATACAGATTTTGAAAATTGTTTTGTAGATCAAGTTGAATACTCGGAAACCGAAGGTAAATTGTATTTAGATATAGTTTTTGATTATCACATTGATATAAACAAATTAAAAAAATTTTTAGAAGCAACAAAAAAATTACACATTCCACTTGAGCTAGGTATTGCTGTTCAAGTACCTCAATATGATCCTAAAACTATACTTGATTATTTACAATTTGGTTTAGAAAAAGAACATCCTCATATTGCATCTATTACTAAAGAACTATCTCATATAAATTTTGAACATCGAGAACCAGATATTGTTGTTATTAAGGGTCAAACTGAAGTATTTTTAAATAGATTTAGTAAATATAAATATATATTTGAAGAAACTTTACATAAATATGGATATCCAGATGTAAAGATCATTATTCAAAGATTTGACCAACTCCAAAATAAAACTAACAATCATTCCTTTTTTCAAAAAACTATTGAGGACTTTTGACAAAATACAAACAACCAAGATACAAATAACTACCAAACTCTTAAATCTGAAAATAATTTATATTCAAAAAATAAAAAAGAATATAAAGAAATTAGCATTGATGAAGTTGATAATGAATTTGCTGTTAATTTAAAAATTAAAGGGCAAATTTTTAATGTTGAATATAAAAATTTAAAAAATAGTTTTACAATTTTAAAATTTAGCATAAGTGATTTTACAGAGGCTAAAATTGTAAATCAAAAAAATCCAGAAATATTAGATTTAAACAATGGTGACTTTGTGGAAGTTCAAGGAACAATGGATTATGATAATTACTTAAAAATAAAAATTATGAATGCTCATAATATTCAAAAAATCCCACCATTATGAAACAATTTTTTAGATGATGCACCTAAAAAAAGAATTGAACTGGCAATTAGAGGTAATTTATCAACTCAAGATGGTCTAAATTCTACTCAAGATTATATTAATTTAGCAAAAAGATTAAATTATGAAGCAATTGCAATCACAGATACTGATTCAGTTCAATCATTTCCAGATTTAGAAAAAGAAGCCAAAAATGCTAATATCAAACCTATTTACGGAGTAACTTCTAGTTTAATTAGTAAATCTAATGAAATTGTCTATGGAAGCAAAGATTTTTACTTAAAAAACCAAAAATACATTGTTTTTGACTTAGAAACGAGTGGATTAAGTCCAGTTTATAATGAAATTATTGAATTTGGTGCAGTTGTTATTCAAAACAATGAAATAATAAAAAAAATTCAATTTTTTATCAAACCTTCTAATCCTATTTCTTCTTTTACAACAGAACTAACAAAGATTGACAATGAAATGTTAGATAAATTAGGAATAAGTCAATTAGAAGGTGCAACAAAAATTCATAATATTTTACAAAATGGTATTGCAGTAGCTCATAATGCTGCTTTTGACATAGCACATGTTAGAGAATTATTTAAAAAACATAATCTCCCTGAATTAGATATCATCGCTTTAGATACATTAAATATTGCCAAAATACTATTTCCTCAAAACATCCGTTTTAAATTATCTTATGTAGCAAAAAAATTAGATGTTTTTTATGACGATGATAAAGCGCACCGTGCAGACCAAGATGCAAAAGTACTAAGTGATGTTTGAATCAAAATGATTTTAAAACTAGAAAGAGATTTAAAAATTACTCATTCAAGTGAATTAAGAACATATATTGATAGTTCATATTATGCTAAAAAAATTCCTTATGAAATTCGTATTTTAGCTAAAAATCAAGCAGGTTTAAAACAATTATTTAAAATTTTTTCACAAGCTTCAACTGATAATTACAACTCAGGAGCAAGAATTTTTATCGAAGATCTTAAAAATTCTAATGATTTATTAATAGGTACTTCTACTCATAATTCATATTTCTGAAATGCTGTATTTAGTGCAACATCAAAAGAAGTTGAAGAACTAATACAAAAATATGATTATATTGAATTTGCTCCTTTAAGTACTTATAATTACCAAATTCAAAGAGATCAAATTACCGATAAACAATTAAAAGAAGCATATAAATGAGTAATTGAATTAGCAAAAAAATACAAAAAAATTCCAGTAGCTGTAAGTGATTGTCGCTATATTGATCCAATACAAAAATTAGCTCATCAAGTCTATATTTTTGCTGACCAAGTAAATGCTAAAAAACATTGATTATTTAACTATAAAACAAGAGATATTCATTCTTATCCAACATTAGATTTTAAAACTACAAAGCAAATGTTAGAGGAATTTAGTTTTTTAGAAGATAAACAAATAATTGAAGATTTAGTAATAAATAATACTCATTTAATTGCTCAACAAATTGAAAATATTCAAGTTATTAAAGACAAACTATATGTACCTAATTTTGATAATAGTCCTGAAAAATTAAAAGAAATTGTGTATGAAACAGCGTATAAAAGATATGGTAATCCTTTACCTGAAGTCATCGAAACAAGAATTAAAAAAGAACTTAATCCTATTATTGAATATGGTTATAGTGTTATTTATTGAATAAGTCATAAGCTAATTAAACAAGCAGAAGATGATGGTTGATTAGTAGGAAGCCGTGGTTCAGTTGGTTCAAGTATTGTAGCAAATTTAAGTGGTATAACTGAAGTTAATCCTTTACCTCCACATTATTTATGTCCAAAATGTAAATTTTTAGAAATGTTTGAAACAACTGCAGAATTATCATGTGGTTGAGATTTACCAGATAAAAATTGTCCACATTGTAATGAATTATTAATAAAAGACGGACATTCAATTCCATTTGAAACATTTCTTGGTTTTAATGCTGATAAAGTTCCTGATATTGATTTAAACTTCTCAGGTGAATATCAAAATACAATACATAATACAGTAAAAGAAATGTTTGGTGAAAAACATACATATAGAGCAGGTACTGTTTTAAAAGTAAAAGAAAAAACTGGTTATGGATTTGCTAAAAAATATGATGAATTAATTAATGCTGGACAACAAAGATTTTCAAATCAATTTTTAGATTTTTTAGGAAACCAATGTACAAACGTAAAAAGAACAACTGGACAACATCCAGGAGGAATTATTATCATTCCTAAAGAATTTGATGTAGAAGACTTTACACCTGTTGTATATCCTGCTAATGATGATCAAAATGAGTGAAAAACTACACATTTTGACTTTAAATCTATTCATGATAATGTCTTAAAACTTGATTTACTAGGAAAAGATGATCCTACAACAATAAAAATGTTAGAAAATTTAACAAACGTTAAATATGATAGTATTCCTAAATCAGATTCTAAAGTTTTATCTTTATTTAATTCCACAGAAGCTCTAAATATTACACCTGATCAAATCAATGAAAGAACTGGGGTAAAAGGAATACCTGAATTTGGAACACGTTTTGTTAGAGGTATGTTAAAAACTTATAAAGCAACTTCATTTGCTGATTTAATTAGTTTAAGTGGACTAAGTCATGGAACTAATGTTTGATCTGGTAATGCTGAAGAATTAATTAAAACCAAGAACTTAAAATTAAATCAACTAGTGTGCTGTCGTGATGATATTATGGCTTATTTAATGAGAAATAATGTTGAACCTCTTTCAAGTTTCAAAATAATGGAAAAAGTTCGTAAAGGTAAGGGAATAACTGATGAAGAAGAAAAAATGCTTTTAGATCATAATATTCCTTCATGATATATTGAATCAATGAAAAAAATTGAGTATATGTTTCCCAAAGCTCATGCCACTGCTTATGTAATTATGGCCTGAAGAATTGCTTGATACAAAATTTATTATCCACTAGAATACTATGCAAGTTATTTTACAACCAGAGCAAGTACATTTGAAATTGAATCAATGACCAAAGGTAAAGATGTAATTGATAAAAGAATTATAGAAATGAATAAAAATACTTATAAATTAACTTCTAAAGAACAAGCAGCATTGCCTGAACTAGAAATAGCTCAAGAATTATATGCAAGAGGTTTTAAGATATTACCTGTTTCGATTGAAAAATCACAAACAAGTGAATGAATAATAGATTATAAAGAAAATGCTTTAATACCTCCATTTACAACAATAGATTCAATGGGAATATCAGTAGCTCAAAGTATAGTTGAAGCAAGAAATAAATATCCTATTCTTAGTGTTGAAGATTTAATGACAAGGACAAAAGTTAATTCTAGAATCCAAACCACTATGAAAAATTTAGGAATTTTAGATAATTTACCTGAAGATAATAGAATAAGTTTATTTGATTAA
- the frr gene encoding ribosome recycling factor translates to MEIDLYLMELEEKAKKVIDNFDNQMQKIAVGRANPNLINKIKVDYYGSEMTLDELASIAIATPLQLLVKPYDVGSTKEIEKAIKDYNLPIQIANEGNQIRLTYPSMTTEKRKEMVKELNHLTEHARIGIRQIRQDINKSIKNDKELSEDLQKNYLDVIQKNIDSNIDKINNLSSLKEKDLLTI, encoded by the coding sequence ATGGAAATAGATTTATATTTAATGGAATTAGAAGAAAAAGCCAAAAAAGTTATTGATAACTTTGACAACCAAATGCAAAAAATTGCTGTAGGAAGAGCCAATCCTAATTTAATAAATAAAATAAAAGTTGATTATTATGGTTCAGAAATGACTTTAGATGAATTAGCTTCTATTGCTATTGCAACACCTTTACAATTATTAGTAAAACCTTATGATGTAGGTTCAACAAAAGAAATTGAAAAAGCAATTAAAGATTATAATTTACCAATTCAAATTGCAAATGAAGGTAATCAAATAAGATTAACTTATCCTTCTATGACTACTGAAAAAAGAAAAGAAATGGTAAAAGAATTAAATCATTTAACAGAACATGCAAGAATAGGAATAAGACAAATCCGTCAAGATATTAATAAATCAATTAAAAATGATAAAGAATTAAGTGAAGATCTTCAAAAAAATTATTTAGATGTTATTCAAAAAAATATAGATTCAAATATCGATAAGATAAATAATTTATCGTCTCTAAAAGAAAAAGATTTACTAACAATTTAA
- a CDS encoding sigma factor-like helix-turn-helix DNA-binding protein yields the protein MTNNTIEEREFYSAIFEKYQNLLTQTQKQALYLHLFEDLSYSEIAKELATSRSAAFDAVKKAKQKLLKFNKKISE from the coding sequence ATGACAAATAATACTATTGAAGAAAGAGAGTTTTATTCTGCTATATTTGAAAAATATCAAAACTTATTAACTCAAACTCAAAAACAAGCTCTTTATCTACACTTATTTGAAGATCTAAGTTATAGCGAAATTGCAAAAGAACTTGCGACAAGTCGAAGTGCAGCTTTTGATGCTGTAAAAAAAGCCAAACAAAAATTACTCAAATTTAATAAAAAAATTTCTGAATAG